The following is a genomic window from Nitrospirota bacterium.
TCGAAATTTCCGGCGGTGACTCCTCGGCCGGCGACAATCGCGTCACCACCACGGCGGGTACATCCACCACATTGCGCGCTCAACTCTACAACACCGGAACGGCCGCCTTCACGATTGCCGCGGGGACCTGTCAGGGGCCTCCTTGCGTGGGCGTGGGTACGGCTTGCTGTACGGCGGGCACATGCCTCACGTTCACCGATGGCACGGCCGCCGGCACGTTCTGTGCCCCGGCGAGCAATGCTCGCACGTGTGGAGCCGACGTCTTCGCGTGCGCGGGGGCCGACAACTGCGCCTTGGGCTGCGCCGTCGGCGCCGGGACGCAGGCGCGGGTGACCTTCGCGGCCACCGTCGTCCCTGCCGTGATCCTGACAACCGAGCCGCCCAGCCCCTACACGCCGACGATCGTCATGACCGGGAGCCTGAACGAGACCTGCGACCCGGACGACATCGATGTGGATCCGGCATCCACGGGCATCGGCGACAAAGTCACCGAATCCGGCTGGATCGAAATCGAACGGTAGCGCCAAGCGCCGCGAATCGTGGCTCGCCATATGCGAAGGGGGCGCATCTCATCTTGAGATCCAGGCTGAAGCTGAGTTCTGATAGCCGGTAGTTGACACATGACTATACACGTGTCTATACTTGTATCATGCAAAAGGTAAACGCCCTTCAACTCAGGCAGTCTCTAGGCAAGATTTTGAGAAAGCTGGAGAAGACCGGCGAGCCCATCCTGGTCGAGAAGAATCGCGAGCCCAAGGCGGTGCTCGTGACGGTGAAGGATTTCAAAGAACGCTATCTGGACTTGCCCAGGCCCTCGCTCGAAGAGCGAACTCGAATCGTGGAGCGAATTGATGAACTGGCCAAAAGGGTGGCCCCGGAAATCGAGCCGACCATACCCGGCGTGAACGATATCGTGACGCTTATCCGGCAAATGCGGGGTCCCCTTCGCTGAGAATCGTTCTGGATTCCTCGGTGGCTGTCGCTTGGTTCGTGAGGACCGGGGAGCCTTGGGTGGAACCGGCTCTGAAATGCAGGGAGCGGATACGATTGGGGACGGACACCGCCATCGTCCCGGAGCTCTTCTTCTTTGAGATGGTGGCCGTCTTGTGTCGCAAACTGAAAGCGCCGGAACCTGTCGCGGGCGCGCTTCGAGAATTGGATAGCTTCGTGCGGCTAAGATTCGCGCTGGATACGGCCTTGGGCGATCTGGCCGTGGGGCTGTCCATCGCCCACGGGCTGAGCGGATATGATGCCGCCTATGTGGCTCTTGCAAGGCTGACTGAGAGTCTGTGGATCACGGCGGACCGGAAAGCGCATGAGCGTGTGGCGGCGCTAGGGCTGTCGCGGCTGGTCGGGCCGCCGTGATGAGGGAGCATCCAAAAGATGCTCCCCTACGAGTCACTCAGTCCACCGTCGTGCGAATCCGGCGCTCGGCGAGGATTCGCCCTGAATTTCCAAGTCGCCGGCCCACCGAATCGATCGTGCGCTTGGTGCAGGATTCTGAATCTCCGCCATCCGCATCGACAAATTCGGTGTCGGTGACGCTGATGTAGGCCGTCCCGTTCGGAAGCTGCACTTGGCAAAGGGTCGGCTTGGCGGTAAGGGAGGACCCCGCGGCCTCGTGACAATCCGGAGTCTCGCCGGGTTGGCCCCAATCGCAGTCCGATTCGAGATTGTGCACGGCCCATGCCACCCCGGCCTCGGCGATGTAGAGCGCCTCCCCCGAATAGAGCTGCCTCAGGCTGGCCTCCTGCTCGGTCGTCGTGACGCGATAGAGCAGAAGCCCGATCGCCGAAATGGCGATGAGGATGAAGAGGGTGGTGATGAGGTTGATGCCTCTGCTGCCAAGAGTTCCTGGTTCCTGGTTCCTG
Proteins encoded in this region:
- a CDS encoding type II toxin-antitoxin system Phd/YefM family antitoxin — translated: MQKVNALQLRQSLGKILRKLEKTGEPILVEKNREPKAVLVTVKDFKERYLDLPRPSLEERTRIVERIDELAKRVAPEIEPTIPGVNDIVTLIRQMRGPLR
- a CDS encoding type II toxin-antitoxin system VapC family toxin → MRTGEPWVEPALKCRERIRLGTDTAIVPELFFFEMVAVLCRKLKAPEPVAGALRELDSFVRLRFALDTALGDLAVGLSIAHGLSGYDAAYVALARLTESLWITADRKAHERVAALGLSRLVGPP
- a CDS encoding pilus assembly PilX N-terminal domain-containing protein, yielding MIQEVPGGKFLVPGRNKKETLSPQPGTRNQEPGTLGSRGINLITTLFILIAISAIGLLLYRVTTTEQEASLRQLYSGEALYIAEAGVAWAVHNLESDCDWGQPGETPDCHEAAGSSLTAKPTLCQVQLPNGTAYISVTDTEFVDADGGDSESCTKRTIDSVGRRLGNSGRILAERRIRTTVD